The following proteins are encoded in a genomic region of Micrococcaceae bacterium Sec5.8:
- a CDS encoding pentapeptide repeat-containing protein gives MARAAGQKATKVTAPRLSPVRLEDLRDDHSPDFRSGERYDGVRYTKATADGLDLGGTDFAECDFRGISFNETQLRGASFRDCILAELYAPVFTAARSTLRDVEIGNPRWGSAELYESGWQSVRIDGGKLDYLNLRGSKLTDVQISDCIINELDLGSCAATRVSLKNCTIGTLDISGARLKDVDIRSTDFRAISGLESLAGLVIDDDQLGLLAPLMASHLGVIIA, from the coding sequence ATGGCACGGGCGGCAGGTCAAAAAGCGACGAAAGTGACGGCGCCGCGGCTCAGCCCGGTTCGGTTGGAGGACCTCCGGGACGATCACTCCCCGGACTTCCGGTCCGGCGAACGTTACGACGGCGTCCGATACACCAAGGCAACCGCGGACGGGCTGGATCTTGGCGGCACCGACTTCGCTGAATGCGATTTCCGGGGGATTTCCTTCAATGAGACCCAGCTGCGGGGTGCGTCTTTCCGGGACTGCATCCTCGCAGAGCTGTACGCCCCGGTGTTCACGGCCGCCCGGAGCACCCTGCGCGACGTCGAGATCGGCAACCCGCGCTGGGGTTCCGCGGAGCTCTACGAGAGTGGCTGGCAGTCCGTACGGATCGACGGCGGAAAACTCGATTACCTCAACCTTCGCGGGTCCAAGCTGACAGACGTGCAGATCAGCGACTGCATCATCAACGAACTGGACCTGGGGTCTTGCGCGGCGACCCGGGTGTCGCTGAAGAACTGCACCATCGGCACCCTCGATATCTCCGGCGCCCGGCTCAAGGACGTCGACATCCGCAGCACGGACTTCCGTGCCATCAGCGGACTGGAAAGTCTCGCCGGCCTCGTGATCGATGATGACCAGCTGGGCTTGCTCGCCCCGTTAATGGCCAGCCACCTGGGCGTCATCATCGCGTGA
- a CDS encoding CsbD family protein — translation MGIGDKIQNEAENLGGKAKEATGKATNNDEMRAEGQKDQVVSDAKKVGENVKDAFKKD, via the coding sequence ATGGGTATCGGAGACAAGATTCAGAACGAGGCAGAGAACCTCGGCGGCAAGGCCAAGGAAGCTACTGGCAAGGCAACGAACAACGACGAGATGCGCGCCGAGGGCCAGAAGGACCAGGTCGTGTCCGACGCAAAGAAGGTCGGCGAGAACGTCAAGGACGCCTTCAAGAAAGACTAG
- a CDS encoding amino acid permease, giving the protein MPSITPTESKSRTAPPAVVDSTLSAEGYKKSLSGRQVTMIAMGGAIGVGLFMGAGGRLASTGPALVFSYAIAGVIAYLLMRALGELIMYRQTSGSFVSYAGEMFGKKGAYVSGWMYFINWAMTGIAELIAIGLYFQFFFPNVPVELSAIAALLLLVGVNLLSVKAFGEFEFWASCLKVGAILIFLVVGTFMVVTNAQVGDGNASVNNLFAAEGGMFPKGALVMILVLNAVIFAYNGIELVGITAGEMQDPAKEVPKAIRAVVFRIVVFYVGSVTLLAMLLPSDQYVAGTSPFVTVFGQMGLGWMGDVMNMIVITAALSSCNSGLYSIGRIFRTMANNGHAPQWLTRMSKSHVPYAAILAIGGVYLVGILLNIWLGGSHAFDLALNSASIGVIFTWGAIFASQIALRKTKGKVSSLPAPGGVWVSWAGLVALLAITVLIGFDTMTSKSGEVFPLGLWTLATIPFFALLLWLGWHKVKNNEPKNALFN; this is encoded by the coding sequence GTGCCATCAATTACCCCCACAGAATCGAAGAGCCGCACGGCGCCGCCCGCCGTCGTCGACTCGACCCTCAGCGCCGAGGGCTACAAGAAGTCCCTGAGCGGCCGCCAGGTCACCATGATCGCAATGGGCGGCGCCATCGGCGTCGGACTGTTCATGGGAGCCGGCGGCCGGTTGGCCTCCACCGGCCCGGCCCTCGTCTTTTCCTACGCGATTGCCGGCGTTATCGCCTACCTGCTGATGCGCGCACTGGGCGAACTGATCATGTACCGCCAGACGTCGGGCTCCTTCGTCAGTTACGCCGGGGAAATGTTTGGCAAGAAGGGCGCCTATGTGTCCGGCTGGATGTACTTCATCAACTGGGCCATGACCGGTATCGCCGAGCTCATCGCGATCGGTCTGTACTTCCAGTTCTTCTTCCCCAATGTGCCGGTTGAACTCTCCGCCATCGCTGCGCTGTTGCTGCTGGTGGGTGTGAACCTCCTGAGCGTCAAGGCGTTCGGCGAATTCGAATTTTGGGCCTCCTGCCTGAAGGTGGGCGCCATCCTCATCTTCCTCGTGGTGGGCACCTTCATGGTGGTTACCAACGCCCAGGTGGGCGACGGCAACGCCTCGGTCAACAACCTCTTCGCCGCCGAAGGGGGCATGTTCCCCAAGGGCGCGCTCGTGATGATTCTGGTCCTGAACGCCGTGATCTTCGCGTACAACGGGATTGAACTTGTGGGCATCACCGCCGGCGAAATGCAGGATCCGGCGAAGGAAGTACCCAAGGCTATCCGCGCTGTTGTCTTCCGCATTGTGGTCTTCTACGTCGGTTCGGTGACCCTGCTGGCCATGCTGCTGCCCTCGGACCAGTACGTGGCCGGCACCTCGCCATTCGTGACCGTGTTCGGCCAGATGGGCCTCGGCTGGATGGGCGACGTCATGAACATGATCGTCATCACCGCCGCCCTGTCCTCCTGCAACTCGGGTCTGTACTCGATCGGCCGGATCTTCCGCACCATGGCCAACAATGGACATGCCCCGCAGTGGCTGACCCGGATGTCCAAGAGCCACGTGCCCTACGCCGCCATCCTGGCCATCGGCGGGGTCTACCTCGTGGGTATCCTGCTCAACATCTGGCTCGGCGGTTCGCACGCCTTTGACCTCGCGCTGAACTCCGCGTCGATCGGCGTGATTTTCACCTGGGGTGCCATCTTCGCGAGCCAGATCGCGCTGCGCAAGACCAAAGGCAAGGTGTCATCGCTGCCCGCACCCGGCGGCGTCTGGGTCAGCTGGGCGGGCCTGGTGGCCTTGCTGGCCATCACCGTGCTCATCGGTTTCGACACCATGACCAGCAAGTCCGGCGAGGTCTTCCCCCTCGGACTTTGGACCCTGGCGACCATTCCATTCTTCGCGCTGTTGCTGTGGCTGGGCTGGCACAAGGTCAAGAACAACGAACCGAAGAACGCGCTCTTCAACTAG
- a CDS encoding ABC-F family ATP-binding cassette domain-containing protein: protein MSEHLRLSGVSHGYGDRQLFTGVDIAITAGEQVAIVGENGAGKSTLLRILAGLETPDEGAAVTQGRVGYLAQTLGLPEAFTVSNAIDAALESLRALEAKLERLEDGLADAEEAELELYGNLQTQYQLREGYAAESRVEAALDRLGLGGLDRTRTLGSLSGGEQERVALACVLADPADILLLDEPTNHLDASGTAWLETRLATHRGTVVVVSHDRALLRKVASTVIEVDAERLAVHRYGNGYEGYLREKAAERQRWAQQYQGWLDSMAAERLQADTVAGKMGYARQRDNDKMGFDFKAGTWQKAATSKVRNAQERLRRLEENPIDRPPVPLALATDLHADVAMGPALEATGVMVPGRLKPTDVQVEAGQKILITGPNGAGKSTLLSVLAGTLEPAGGTVVRHGRVGYLQQELELPQRPGLRLLPAFAAGLGGNIDEHAEGLLRLGLFRTSEFHVPVGSLSAGQQRRLALARLLLGGFGTMLVDEPTNHLAPVLVEQLEAALSNFDGTLVMVSHDRALGEWFSARASENSTGNRSGQGTVAGSWHRYTMTDGALVLPASRPGRVC from the coding sequence TTGAGCGAACATCTCCGCCTTTCCGGCGTATCCCATGGTTACGGGGACCGCCAGCTGTTTACCGGCGTCGACATCGCGATCACGGCCGGTGAACAGGTCGCGATCGTCGGTGAAAACGGTGCGGGCAAATCCACGCTGCTCCGGATTTTGGCCGGCCTCGAGACCCCGGACGAGGGCGCCGCCGTCACCCAGGGCCGCGTGGGGTACCTGGCCCAAACCCTCGGCCTGCCAGAGGCATTCACGGTAAGCAACGCGATCGACGCCGCACTGGAATCACTCCGCGCCTTGGAGGCCAAGCTGGAGCGTCTGGAAGACGGACTGGCCGACGCGGAGGAAGCGGAACTGGAGCTCTACGGAAACCTGCAGACGCAGTACCAGCTCCGGGAAGGCTACGCCGCGGAATCCCGGGTCGAGGCGGCACTTGACCGGCTTGGCCTGGGCGGGCTGGACCGGACGCGGACCCTGGGCTCGCTCTCCGGCGGTGAACAGGAACGCGTGGCACTGGCATGCGTGCTGGCCGATCCCGCGGACATCCTCCTCTTGGACGAACCCACTAACCACCTCGATGCCAGCGGTACGGCCTGGCTGGAAACGCGGCTGGCCACCCACCGCGGAACCGTAGTGGTGGTCTCCCACGACCGCGCCCTCTTGCGCAAAGTGGCATCGACTGTGATTGAAGTGGACGCCGAACGCCTGGCGGTCCACCGGTATGGCAACGGGTACGAGGGATACCTGCGGGAAAAGGCGGCCGAACGCCAGCGCTGGGCGCAGCAATACCAGGGATGGCTGGACTCGATGGCGGCCGAACGGCTCCAGGCGGACACCGTCGCGGGAAAGATGGGCTACGCCCGCCAACGCGACAACGACAAGATGGGGTTCGACTTCAAAGCCGGGACGTGGCAGAAGGCGGCCACCAGCAAAGTCCGCAACGCCCAGGAACGTCTCCGCAGGCTGGAAGAGAATCCGATCGACCGTCCTCCGGTGCCCCTGGCGCTGGCAACGGATCTGCACGCGGACGTTGCAATGGGTCCTGCTCTTGAAGCGACGGGGGTGATGGTGCCCGGGCGCCTGAAACCGACAGACGTCCAGGTGGAGGCGGGCCAGAAGATACTTATCACGGGGCCCAACGGAGCAGGCAAATCCACGCTGCTCTCCGTCCTTGCGGGCACGCTGGAACCAGCCGGCGGTACCGTGGTCAGACACGGCCGGGTTGGTTACCTGCAACAAGAACTGGAACTTCCGCAACGCCCCGGGCTCCGTCTGTTGCCGGCCTTTGCGGCGGGCCTGGGGGGCAACATCGATGAGCACGCCGAGGGGCTGCTGCGCCTTGGGCTCTTTCGGACCAGCGAGTTCCATGTCCCGGTGGGCAGCCTTTCCGCCGGCCAGCAACGCAGGCTGGCGCTGGCCCGGCTTCTTCTGGGCGGGTTCGGGACGATGCTCGTGGATGAGCCCACCAACCATTTGGCGCCCGTGCTGGTGGAACAGCTGGAAGCAGCCCTTTCGAATTTCGACGGGACGCTGGTCATGGTCAGCCATGACCGGGCACTGGGGGAGTGGTTCAGCGCACGTGCCAGCGAAAACAGCACCGGGAACCGCTCCGGGCAGGGGACGGTGGCCGGAAGCTGGCACCGGTACACCATGACGGACGGTGCCCTGGTGTTGCCCGCGTCACGGCCCGGCCGAGTTTGCTAG
- a CDS encoding lysostaphin resistance A-like protein: MGTALRTPAPRPELYRFSRLDYFTAGLYVAVAAFFAVAGSLLVPLMLQLSPNPAVASYSVNLIFYASIGILALAAVRNIAARDLRVLATRPWFTLLMIPLSLAAMMILTAVLVSITGTPQTSANQAGLQALMQQVPAWLMVPLLVIVGPFVEEYIFRNLLIGKLSRRVNLWVCCALSVALFAALHIVGQEDLTLPVLMPYLAMGAVLVFVYVWTGKNVMFSYFVHAAKNLLAVVFIYAIPPDVMEQLQKVQG, encoded by the coding sequence ATGGGCACCGCTCTTCGCACACCAGCACCCCGGCCGGAACTGTACCGGTTCTCACGGCTCGATTACTTCACGGCCGGGCTCTACGTGGCCGTGGCTGCTTTCTTCGCGGTGGCCGGGAGCCTCCTTGTCCCGCTGATGCTCCAGTTGTCGCCAAATCCTGCCGTGGCGTCCTACTCGGTGAACCTCATCTTCTACGCCAGCATCGGGATCCTGGCTCTGGCCGCGGTCCGGAACATCGCCGCGCGGGACCTGCGGGTCCTCGCCACCCGGCCCTGGTTCACCCTGCTGATGATCCCGCTGTCCCTGGCGGCCATGATGATCCTCACTGCGGTCCTGGTGTCCATCACCGGGACGCCGCAGACGTCCGCCAACCAGGCAGGTCTGCAGGCGCTGATGCAGCAGGTTCCGGCCTGGCTGATGGTGCCCCTGCTCGTGATCGTGGGGCCCTTCGTGGAGGAGTACATCTTTCGGAACCTGCTAATTGGCAAACTCAGCCGGCGGGTTAACCTCTGGGTGTGCTGCGCTTTGTCCGTGGCGTTGTTCGCCGCCCTGCATATCGTGGGCCAGGAGGACCTGACGCTGCCGGTGCTCATGCCATATCTCGCAATGGGCGCCGTTCTGGTGTTCGTCTACGTCTGGACCGGCAAGAACGTGATGTTCTCCTATTTCGTTCACGCCGCAAAGAACCTGCTGGCCGTCGTCTTCATCTACGCCATCCCGCCGGATGTTATGGAGCAGCTCCAAAAAGTCCAGGGCTAA
- a CDS encoding trypsin-like peptidase domain-containing protein, with protein sequence MTSPASRNSAPAAAAVPAALVSLILSLSGCITVPPQNSPPAPNTASAQSQAPAAAPPPISTPPAAAPPVTSAVAPAPPVTAATTPVQPPAGWANTVADVRSGVAKINVTLCDGGGVGTGFLVKNDLIVTAAHVVKDQADISVSVGAEIVGAEVLGVDEPADLALLRTARPVDGHVFGFVGNAPELGEEVAALGYPLDADLTFTAGRVSGLNREQTIGTRTVTNLIQTDAAINPGNSGGPLLTLEGEVAGVVSSKRAWVFGTSGPDNYSAEGTAFAVDGRKAALAVESWRNRAAGLAPVSCGTPPAGEANSIAVTVSSNHPEAVNIARSLVFHGQSINLGAYDQAFAILSPEMQQRMGGLETWRSGLGSSFWRSLDIADVRTSGPELIASVRLRTVQDAGHGPAGQTCSDWALDYVMQWDGTIWRIADSSTPQGPPAAC encoded by the coding sequence ATGACATCACCTGCCTCCCGAAACTCCGCTCCAGCCGCAGCTGCGGTACCGGCGGCGCTCGTCAGCCTGATCCTGTCCCTGTCAGGCTGCATCACCGTTCCGCCGCAGAATTCCCCGCCTGCCCCGAATACCGCGTCGGCACAGTCCCAGGCGCCGGCGGCCGCTCCGCCGCCCATCTCCACGCCGCCTGCGGCCGCGCCGCCTGTAACCTCTGCGGTTGCGCCCGCGCCGCCGGTCACTGCCGCCACAACCCCAGTCCAGCCTCCTGCGGGCTGGGCCAACACTGTGGCCGACGTCCGCTCCGGGGTGGCGAAGATCAACGTCACGCTCTGCGACGGCGGAGGGGTGGGTACAGGGTTTCTGGTCAAGAATGACTTGATCGTGACGGCCGCCCATGTCGTCAAGGACCAGGCTGACATCAGCGTCAGCGTCGGAGCGGAAATCGTGGGCGCCGAGGTGCTGGGGGTCGACGAACCAGCTGACCTCGCACTCCTGCGCACCGCCCGTCCCGTCGACGGCCATGTCTTCGGGTTCGTGGGCAACGCGCCGGAACTTGGCGAAGAGGTGGCAGCGCTGGGCTACCCTTTGGATGCAGATCTCACCTTCACTGCAGGCCGTGTCAGCGGACTCAACCGGGAGCAAACAATCGGCACCCGAACCGTCACCAACCTGATTCAAACGGATGCGGCCATCAATCCCGGCAATAGCGGCGGGCCCCTGCTGACGCTGGAGGGCGAGGTGGCCGGCGTCGTCAGCTCCAAACGGGCCTGGGTTTTCGGGACCAGCGGCCCTGATAATTACAGTGCCGAAGGCACAGCTTTTGCGGTGGACGGCCGCAAAGCTGCCCTTGCGGTCGAAAGCTGGCGGAACCGTGCCGCGGGATTGGCCCCGGTCAGTTGCGGGACGCCTCCAGCTGGTGAAGCCAACTCCATTGCTGTCACCGTCAGCTCGAACCATCCCGAAGCCGTCAACATCGCACGGAGCCTGGTCTTCCACGGCCAGTCCATCAATCTGGGCGCCTACGACCAGGCCTTTGCCATCCTCAGCCCTGAGATGCAGCAGCGGATGGGCGGATTGGAGACGTGGCGCTCAGGTTTGGGCTCATCCTTCTGGCGCAGTCTGGACATCGCAGACGTCAGAACGTCGGGACCGGAGCTGATCGCGTCGGTCCGGCTTCGGACTGTCCAGGATGCCGGGCACGGGCCAGCGGGTCAAACCTGCTCGGATTGGGCCCTGGATTACGTCATGCAGTGGGATGGGACGATCTGGCGCATCGCGGACTCCAGCACCCCGCAGGGTCCGCCGGCGGCATGCTGA
- a CDS encoding VOC family protein, with translation MTLNIQIAVDCLNPHELAEWWAESLEWAVEPQDEGFIRSMIEQGFATEGQTTRHHGNLVWRTGAAIRPPDEIHATPPTRRILFQSVPEEKTGKNRIHWDINLAGADKDEVRTALEARGATYLWTANEGPHSWYTMADPEGNEFCIS, from the coding sequence ATGACACTGAACATCCAGATCGCCGTCGACTGCCTGAACCCGCACGAGCTCGCCGAATGGTGGGCAGAAAGCCTGGAGTGGGCCGTGGAGCCCCAGGATGAAGGCTTCATCCGCTCAATGATCGAGCAGGGCTTCGCGACGGAGGGGCAAACCACCCGCCACCACGGCAACCTCGTATGGCGTACGGGAGCCGCGATCCGGCCGCCGGACGAAATCCACGCCACACCGCCCACCCGCCGCATCCTGTTCCAGAGCGTTCCGGAGGAAAAGACCGGCAAGAACCGCATCCACTGGGACATCAACCTGGCCGGAGCCGACAAGGACGAGGTCCGGACAGCCCTCGAGGCCCGCGGCGCCACCTACCTCTGGACCGCCAACGAAGGCCCGCATTCCTGGTACACCATGGCCGACCCGGAGGGGAACGAGTTCTGTATCAGCTGA
- a CDS encoding 1,4-dihydroxy-2-naphthoyl-CoA synthase — protein sequence MSNEIPAKVSDVFDPSRWRTVSGFDDFQDMTYHRQVERSADGATVRDLPTVRIAFDRPEVRNAFRPGTVDELYRAMDHARMTPDVATVLLTGNGPSPKDGGHSFCSGGDQRIRGRDGYRYAQGETTETIDPARAGRLHILEVQRLMRTMPKVVIAVVNGWAAGGGHSLHVVSDLTIASREHGKFKQTDATVGSFDAGYGSALLARQIGQKAAREIFFLAREYSAEDMVRMGAVNEAVEHERLEDVALEYAADIARQSPQALRMLKFAFNLADDGLAGQQVFAGEATRLAYMTDEAVEGKEAFLEKRDPDWSSFPYYF from the coding sequence GTGAGCAACGAAATCCCCGCCAAGGTATCCGACGTCTTTGACCCCTCCCGCTGGCGCACTGTGTCCGGCTTCGACGACTTTCAGGACATGACGTACCACCGGCAGGTGGAGCGTTCCGCCGACGGCGCCACGGTCCGGGACCTGCCGACGGTGCGCATTGCCTTCGACCGGCCCGAGGTCCGCAACGCCTTCCGTCCCGGCACAGTCGATGAGCTCTACCGCGCCATGGACCACGCCCGGATGACACCGGACGTGGCCACCGTGCTGCTCACCGGCAACGGACCCTCCCCCAAGGATGGCGGCCACTCGTTCTGCTCCGGCGGGGACCAGCGGATCCGCGGCCGGGACGGCTACCGGTACGCACAAGGCGAAACCACCGAGACCATCGACCCGGCCCGTGCCGGCCGCCTGCACATCCTGGAAGTCCAGCGGCTCATGCGCACCATGCCCAAAGTGGTGATCGCCGTCGTGAACGGCTGGGCGGCCGGCGGCGGGCACTCGCTGCATGTCGTCTCCGACCTGACCATCGCTTCCCGCGAGCACGGCAAGTTCAAGCAGACCGATGCCACCGTGGGCAGTTTCGACGCGGGGTACGGCTCTGCTTTGCTGGCCCGCCAGATCGGCCAGAAGGCGGCCCGGGAGATCTTTTTCCTGGCCCGCGAATATTCCGCCGAGGACATGGTCCGGATGGGGGCCGTGAATGAGGCGGTGGAGCACGAGCGGCTGGAGGACGTGGCGCTGGAGTACGCCGCCGACATCGCCCGGCAGTCCCCGCAGGCCCTCCGGATGCTCAAGTTCGCCTTCAACCTCGCCGACGACGGCCTGGCCGGCCAGCAGGTCTTTGCCGGCGAAGCTACCCGGCTGGCGTACATGACGGACGAAGCCGTGGAAGGCAAGGAAGCCTTCCTGGAAAAGCGCGATCCGGACTGGTCCAGCTTCCCGTACTACTTCTAA
- a CDS encoding AMP-binding protein — MTSGAVNLDPVLAALAAALGGEGPAVEFSAGPDGSAVVEPVETPGVEDAAVVVRTSGSTGTPKATVLTVDALAASSVATAFALKGEGQWLLALPVQYVAGVQVLVRSLFAGTRPWAMDLSAGFTPAAFTAAALELTDKIRFTSLVPTQLQRLLDSPSAETLAVLRRFNGILLGGGPASPALLAAARDAGARVITTYGSAETCGGCVYDGFPLEDVLARVDGDGRILLGGATLAAGYLGEPAPTAAAFFAEDGVRWYRTSDLGSIDPTGKLTVLGRADDVVITGGVKVSAAHVQAELEQFDGVLAAFVAGVPSAEWGQALAAYVAVADSSPQALASFTAGTPWAAALGVRAPKTVLAAGDLLWLPNGKPDRLAMTVRLSELHQGK; from the coding sequence ATGACCTCCGGAGCTGTAAACCTCGATCCTGTGCTGGCGGCGCTGGCGGCTGCCCTCGGCGGCGAGGGTCCCGCCGTCGAATTTTCCGCGGGACCTGACGGTTCCGCCGTGGTGGAACCGGTGGAGACGCCCGGTGTGGAGGATGCCGCCGTCGTGGTGCGGACCTCCGGATCCACGGGCACGCCCAAAGCGACGGTCCTCACCGTGGACGCCCTGGCGGCGTCCTCCGTGGCCACGGCCTTCGCACTCAAGGGTGAGGGCCAGTGGCTGCTCGCATTGCCCGTGCAGTACGTGGCCGGGGTACAGGTGCTGGTGCGCTCCCTGTTCGCCGGCACCCGGCCGTGGGCCATGGACCTCTCCGCCGGGTTCACGCCCGCCGCGTTCACCGCCGCCGCCCTGGAGCTCACGGATAAGATCCGGTTCACCTCACTCGTTCCCACCCAGCTGCAGCGGTTGCTGGACTCCCCGTCGGCCGAGACGCTTGCCGTGCTGCGGCGCTTCAACGGCATCCTGCTCGGCGGCGGCCCTGCCTCGCCCGCGCTGCTGGCCGCCGCGCGCGACGCCGGTGCCCGCGTGATCACCACCTACGGCTCCGCGGAGACCTGCGGCGGTTGTGTGTACGACGGTTTCCCGCTTGAGGACGTGCTGGCCCGGGTGGACGGGGACGGCAGGATCCTGCTGGGCGGCGCCACTCTGGCCGCCGGCTACCTCGGCGAACCGGCACCCACCGCCGCCGCCTTCTTTGCGGAGGACGGTGTCCGCTGGTACCGCACCAGCGACCTCGGCTCCATCGACCCCACCGGGAAGCTGACCGTTCTGGGCCGGGCCGACGACGTCGTCATCACCGGCGGCGTGAAGGTGTCCGCAGCGCACGTGCAGGCGGAGCTTGAGCAGTTCGACGGCGTCCTGGCAGCCTTCGTCGCCGGCGTCCCCTCGGCCGAATGGGGCCAGGCCCTCGCGGCGTACGTGGCCGTAGCGGACAGCTCACCGCAGGCCCTGGCGTCCTTCACTGCAGGGACCCCGTGGGCTGCCGCCCTGGGTGTTCGCGCCCCCAAAACCGTGCTGGCCGCCGGCGACCTGCTGTGGCTGCCGAACGGGAAACCGGACCGGCTTGCCATGACGGTTCGGCTCTCCGAGCTCCATCAGGGAAAATAG
- a CDS encoding 1,4-dihydroxy-2-naphthoate polyprenyltransferase, with the protein MATAAQWIEGARLRTLPAAIAPVLIGTAAAYELDSFRPLNAVLAALVALLLQIGVNYANDYSDGIRGTDEDRVGPLRLVGSRAAKPEHVKYAAFAAFGLAMVFGLGLVILSQAWWLVLVGLGCVLAAWGYTGGKNPYGYLGLGDLFVFVFFGLVATLGTTYTQAGQISVPAIVGAIGTGLIACALLMANNVRDIPTDRKAGKKTLAVRLGDKHARESYVLMLAVAILLPVVLAPARPWVLIVLLLIPASLMPSWLMIAGRRRKSLIPVLKQTGLINLGYAVLFSLGLVLSHGF; encoded by the coding sequence GTGGCTACAGCCGCTCAATGGATCGAAGGCGCCCGACTGCGCACCCTGCCGGCCGCGATCGCGCCGGTGCTGATCGGCACCGCCGCCGCGTACGAACTGGACTCCTTCCGCCCGCTCAACGCCGTGCTGGCCGCGCTGGTTGCCTTGCTGCTGCAGATCGGCGTCAACTACGCGAACGACTATTCGGACGGCATCCGGGGCACCGACGAGGACCGGGTGGGCCCGCTCCGGCTGGTGGGCTCCCGCGCGGCGAAACCCGAGCACGTCAAGTACGCCGCGTTCGCAGCCTTCGGACTGGCGATGGTGTTCGGCCTGGGCCTGGTGATCCTCTCCCAGGCCTGGTGGCTGGTATTGGTGGGTCTGGGTTGCGTTCTCGCTGCCTGGGGCTACACAGGCGGGAAGAACCCTTACGGCTACCTGGGCCTGGGCGATCTGTTCGTGTTTGTGTTCTTTGGCCTCGTCGCGACCCTTGGCACCACGTACACGCAGGCCGGTCAGATCAGCGTCCCCGCCATCGTCGGCGCCATCGGCACCGGCCTCATCGCCTGCGCGCTGCTCATGGCCAACAACGTCCGCGACATCCCTACCGACCGGAAGGCCGGAAAGAAGACTCTGGCCGTGCGGCTCGGGGATAAGCATGCCCGGGAGAGCTATGTGCTGATGCTCGCCGTGGCCATCCTGCTGCCGGTTGTGCTGGCGCCGGCCCGGCCGTGGGTGCTGATTGTGCTGCTGTTGATCCCGGCGAGCCTGATGCCGTCCTGGCTGATGATTGCTGGCCGGCGCCGCAAGAGCCTTATCCCGGTGCTCAAACAGACCGGACTCATCAATCTTGGCTACGCCGTGTTGTTCTCGCTCGGTTTGGTGCTGAGCCACGGTTTCTAG
- a CDS encoding DUF4229 domain-containing protein, which produces MDFLKYSLIRLALFLPLFALFLYLELGWLLAVLCAGMMAFAISFLFFQKQRDAAAASLHQRFSGKAKPLRSAGERADADAEDRLVDAHPDITVHKDSRPKDS; this is translated from the coding sequence GTGGATTTCTTGAAATACTCCCTGATCCGGCTTGCGCTCTTTCTGCCCTTGTTCGCGCTGTTCCTCTACCTTGAGCTCGGCTGGCTGCTCGCCGTCCTATGCGCAGGCATGATGGCGTTCGCGATTAGCTTCCTGTTCTTCCAGAAGCAGCGCGACGCCGCTGCTGCGTCGCTGCACCAGCGTTTCTCCGGCAAGGCCAAGCCTTTGCGCAGCGCTGGGGAAAGGGCAGACGCCGACGCCGAGGACCGCCTGGTTGATGCGCACCCGGACATCACCGTGCACAAAGACAGTCGCCCGAAGGACTCCTAG
- a CDS encoding PLD nuclease N-terminal domain-containing protein — MLLRVVVAVAILVVFVYGLIDVIRTDSRQTKGISKPAWIVVQIVLPVIGAILWFLIGRPRGTAPARPTYSHTVAPDDDPDFLRNLELRRRNQAEADRLKKLKADLEAKERTVGDDSGKHTNEPGEAHGSGDPQGTDEVK; from the coding sequence ATGCTCCTCCGTGTAGTGGTTGCCGTCGCAATACTCGTTGTCTTTGTCTACGGACTCATCGACGTGATCCGCACTGATTCGCGCCAGACCAAGGGGATTTCGAAGCCAGCCTGGATTGTGGTGCAGATCGTCCTTCCGGTAATCGGGGCCATCCTCTGGTTTCTTATCGGCCGACCCCGCGGCACAGCCCCCGCCCGTCCCACGTACAGCCACACCGTAGCGCCGGACGACGACCCGGATTTCCTGCGCAACCTGGAGCTCCGCCGCCGCAACCAGGCCGAGGCCGACCGCCTCAAGAAGCTCAAGGCAGATCTTGAAGCGAAGGAGCGCACCGTGGGTGACGACTCCGGCAAGCACACGAACGAACCGGGCGAAGCCCACGGCAGCGGCGACCCGCAGGGCACCGACGAGGTCAAGTAG